A single region of the Salvia miltiorrhiza cultivar Shanhuang (shh) chromosome 8, IMPLAD_Smil_shh, whole genome shotgun sequence genome encodes:
- the LOC130999088 gene encoding origin of replication complex subunit 5 yields the protein MAKDGSPQVSRRARRASLNTTTPNSKAPKAANISQPLTIKDLVFHGESISLDELINSFPGRRAQILELVQFLGPLNSPTIPLFVYGGASTGKTSTVLYMFRHLKRPFIYCSCVSCYSPRILFESILNQLLLHRKNESGGYLSAKRCEKPSDFVNLLREALTALIDILKGNMGKSSSKKSSSQVNGRMVYLVFDHLELVREWDKSDSIIPLLFNLYNLLKIPEVGLIFISKASLDTFQSDTGFVEPFPVYFPDYTEDDLRQIFMRNQANPKLYSSFLDLVLRPFYRITRRVDELSTAFSPLFKTYCEPLGDLVTAPSEDTRRKLFSHLQPFISLSLNETCTISSQPLIKGTTNKDRNMRKSVFKKPGVCETLDEIDFHMSTSAKYLLISAFLASRNPATLDASLFDSTGGTDNRKRKRKVSEKSIDQKEAKEQEILMKGPGTFPLERLLAIYQCITSVGDYSLDDEELQNGGSGADGSDSGSMSDILLQLSSLCSANFITKGGSCPLEGSTRYRSIVSEDVALRVARSLKFPLSKYLYRR from the exons ATGGCTAAAGATGGAAGTCCACAAGTTAGTAGAAGAGCCAGAAGGGCATCTCTGAATACGACTACTCCGAACTCAAAAGCTCCAAAGGCTGCTAACATTTCGCAGCCTTTGACTATTAAAGACCTCGTGTTCCATGGTGAATCAATAAGCCTTGATGAGCTGATCAATTCGTTTCCGGGAAGAAGAGCACAAATTCTTGAATTGGTCCAGTTTTTGGGACCTCTGAATTCACCCACGATTCCCTTATTTGTCTATGGAGGTGCATCAACAGGAAAGACGAGCACTGTACTCTATATGTTCAGGCACTTGAAGCGTCCGTTCATTTATTGTAGTTGTGTCTCTTGTTACAGTCCTAGAATACTATTTGAGTCCATATTGAATCAGCTTTTGCTTCATAGGAAGAATGAGAGTGGTGGTTATTTGAGTGCCAAACGGTGTGAAAAGCCCTCTGATTTTGTTAATCTACTACGTGAAGCATTGACTGCTCTAATAGACATCCTTAAAGGGAATATGGGAAAATCGAGCTCTAAGAAGTCATCTTCACAGGTCAATGGGAGGATGGTTTACTTGGTATTTGATCATCTAGAGCTTGTAAGGGAATGGGATAAGAGTGATAGCATAATACCCCTCTTGTTTAATTTGTACAATCTTCTTAAAATCCCTGAGGTTGgtctgatttttatcagtaaagCTTCCCTTGATACATTTCAGTCAGACACAGGTTTTGTTGAGCCTTTCCCTGTCTATTTTCCTGATTACACTGAAGATGATTTGCGCCAGATATTCATGAGAAATCAAGCGAATCCAAAGCTATATTCCTCTTTTCTGGA TTTGGTGTTGAGGCCTTTCTATAGGATTACAAGACGGGTCGATGAATTATCTACTGCCTTTTCTCCATTATTTAAGACGTATTGTGAACCTCTTGGTGATTTGGTAACAGCTCCCAGTGAAGACACGAGGAGGAAATTATTTAGTCATCTGCAACCATTCATCTCTTTATCACTGAATGAGACGTGTACCATTTCTTCTCAGCCTCTGATTAAAGGCACAACCAACAAAGACAGGAACATGAGGAAGAGTGTTTTTAAGAAGCCTGGAGTTTGtgaaactctagatgagattgATTTCCATATGTCTACTTCTGCCAAATATCTTCTTATCTCTGCCTTTCTTGCTTCACGAAATCCAGCAACCCTTGATGCCTCACTTTTTGATTCAACAGGAGGAACTGACAAtcgaaaaagaaagagaaa GGTCTCTGAAAAATCAATTGACCAGAAGGAAGCAAAAGAACAAGAAATACTCATGAAAGGGCCTGGAACTTTTCCGCTAGAGAGGTTGTTGGCTATATATCAATGCATCACATCTGTTGGAGATTATTCACTTGATGATGAAGAACTACAAAATGGTGGGTCGGGAGCTGATGGTTCTGATAGTGGATCGATGTCCGACATTCTCTTGCAATTGTCCAGTCTATGTAGTGCCAACTTTATTACCAAAGGTGGAAGCTGCCCACTAGAAGGCTCAACACGTTACCGATCCATAGTGTCTGAAGATGTAGCTTTGAGG GTCGCACGGAGTCTGAAGTTCCCCTTGTCAAAATACTTGTACAGAAGATAG
- the LOC130999089 gene encoding ATG8-interacting protein 1 isoform X2, which produces MSDNNEGEEISQKGNDWEVVALTESAYAAAPGPRNILDNSDNNLSGDDDSETARAMFMSGHFGFSPSALENFPLEPEYKEKYSVEGNDHDVHQVTEQQEKEQGLYGTGKSSYVDDDAAGGVPFLADEGTGVAETFESLDDAVNSRVSNVHTHVEEDKFSEPTLPCDAWWRKRAASLYGHAKNANPYWSLVVAAAVIGLVIIGRRWQRDRPQVFQLKSQLTAGDKEAHWILSPMGRLKGVNLGGQHSSYIGLSSVTQG; this is translated from the exons ATGTCGGATAATAACGAGGGAGAGGAGATTTCTCAGAAGGGAAATGATTGGGAAGTTGTAGCGCTCACGGAGTCTGCATATGCTGCTGCTCCTGGTCCCAGAAACATTCTGGATAATAGTGACAACAATTTAAGCGGGGATGATGATTCTGAGACTGCTCGTGCCATGTTCATGTCCGGCCACTTTGGATTTTCGCCTAGTGCGCTTGAGAACTTTCCACTAGAACCTGAATACAAGGAGAAATATTCTGTAGAGGGCAATGACCATGATGTTCATCAAGTTACGGAGCAGCAAG AAAAAGAGCAGGGCCTGTACGGGACTGGGAAGAGCTCTTATGTTGATGATGATGCTGCTGGGGGCGTGCCATTCCTTGCTGATGAGGGCACAGGGGTTGCTGAAACATTTGAATCTCTCGATGACGCTGTGAATTCACGCGTGTCAAATGTGCACACACATGTTGAAGAAGATAAGTTTAGTGAACCGACTCTTCCCTGTGATGCTTGGTGGAGAAAACGTGCTGCTTCCTTGTATGGCCATGCGAAAAATGCAAATCCATATTGGTCTCTCGTTGTTGCTGCAGCTGTTATTGGGCTTGTGATTATTGGTCGCAGGTGGCAGCGTGATAGGCCGCAAGTTTTTCAACTCAAGTCACAATTGACTGCAGGCGATAAG GAGGCTCACTGGATCCTTAGTCCCATGGGACGACTTAAGGGTGTAAATTTAGGTGGTCAACACAGTTCATACATCGGACTGAGCTCCGTGACACAAGGCTGA
- the LOC130999089 gene encoding ATG8-interacting protein 2 isoform X1, with protein sequence MSDNNEGEEISQKGNDWEVVALTESAYAAAPGPRNILDNSDNNLSGDDDSETARAMFMSGHFGFSPSALENFPLEPEYKEKYSVEGNDHDVHQVTEQQGSKSDLKQEESLNIEGLISDDFSGVTQFDEKYKSMSFYSSDLGDVTSSKLIEKEQGLYGTGKSSYVDDDAAGGVPFLADEGTGVAETFESLDDAVNSRVSNVHTHVEEDKFSEPTLPCDAWWRKRAASLYGHAKNANPYWSLVVAAAVIGLVIIGRRWQRDRPQVFQLKSQLTAGDKEAHWILSPMGRLKGVNLGGQHSSYIGLSSVTQG encoded by the exons ATGTCGGATAATAACGAGGGAGAGGAGATTTCTCAGAAGGGAAATGATTGGGAAGTTGTAGCGCTCACGGAGTCTGCATATGCTGCTGCTCCTGGTCCCAGAAACATTCTGGATAATAGTGACAACAATTTAAGCGGGGATGATGATTCTGAGACTGCTCGTGCCATGTTCATGTCCGGCCACTTTGGATTTTCGCCTAGTGCGCTTGAGAACTTTCCACTAGAACCTGAATACAAGGAGAAATATTCTGTAGAGGGCAATGACCATGATGTTCATCAAGTTACGGAGCAGCAAGGTAGTAAATCAGATTTAAAACAAGAGGAAAGTTTGAATATAGAAGGGCTCATTTCTGATGATTTTTCTGGAGTTACACAATTTGACGAAAAATATAAGAGCATGTCATTCTATAGTTCTGACCTGGGCGATGTTACATCCTCAAAATTGATAGAAAAAGAGCAGGGCCTGTACGGGACTGGGAAGAGCTCTTATGTTGATGATGATGCTGCTGGGGGCGTGCCATTCCTTGCTGATGAGGGCACAGGGGTTGCTGAAACATTTGAATCTCTCGATGACGCTGTGAATTCACGCGTGTCAAATGTGCACACACATGTTGAAGAAGATAAGTTTAGTGAACCGACTCTTCCCTGTGATGCTTGGTGGAGAAAACGTGCTGCTTCCTTGTATGGCCATGCGAAAAATGCAAATCCATATTGGTCTCTCGTTGTTGCTGCAGCTGTTATTGGGCTTGTGATTATTGGTCGCAGGTGGCAGCGTGATAGGCCGCAAGTTTTTCAACTCAAGTCACAATTGACTGCAGGCGATAAG GAGGCTCACTGGATCCTTAGTCCCATGGGACGACTTAAGGGTGTAAATTTAGGTGGTCAACACAGTTCATACATCGGACTGAGCTCCGTGACACAAGGCTGA